From the Salvelinus alpinus chromosome 32, SLU_Salpinus.1, whole genome shotgun sequence genome, one window contains:
- the LOC139562177 gene encoding dentin matrix acidic phosphoprotein 1-like, translating into MQISGGRDHFGSKRESGRTRVRVTGGDRPPSAGTVPSFISADNLGSAGNLSCRSLSLSSSGVVNLERRGIVASRTPDQDSRAGLQSRTPEQDSRAGLQIRTPEQDSRAGLQSRTPEQDSRSGLQSRTPEQDSSAGLQSRTPEQDSRAGLQIRTPEQDSRAGLQIRTPEQDSRAGLQSRTPDQDSRAGLQRRTPAQDSRAGLQSRTPEQDSRAGLQSRTPEQDSSAGLQSRTPEQDSRAGLQSRTPEQDSRSRLQSRTPDQDSRAGLQSRTPEQDSRAGLQIRTPDQDSRAGLQSRTPAQDSRAGLQSRTPEQDSSAGLQSRTPEQDSRAGLQRRTPEQDSRAGLQIRTPEQDSRAGLQIRTPEQDSRAGLQSRTPEQDSRAGLQRRTPEQDSRAGLQSRTPEQDSSAGLQSRTPEQDSRSGLQSRTPEQDSRSGLQSRTPEQDSRAGLQSRTPEQDSSAGLQIRTPDQDSSAGLQSRTPDQNSSAGLQSRTPAQDSRAGLQIRTPEQDSRAGLQRRTPDQDSRSGLQRRTPEQDSRSGLQRRTPEQDSSAGLQSRTPEQDSRAGLQSRTPEQDSSAGLQIRTPEQDSRAGLQSRTPAQDSRAGLQSRTPEQDSRAGLQSRTPAQDSRAGLQRRTPEQDSRAGQDVSPTSPVPTSANNGKL; encoded by the exons GAGTCTCTCCTTGTCCAGCTCCGGGGTCGTTAACCTGGAacggag AGGAATAGTGGCGAGCAGGACTCCAGATCAGGACTCCAGAGCAGGACTCCAGAGCAGGACTCCAGAGCAGGACTCCAGAGCAGGACTCCAGATCAGGACTCCAGAGCAGGACTCCAGAGCAGGACTCCAGAGCAGGACTCCAGAGCAGGACTCCAGATCAGGACTCCAGAGCAGGACTCCAGAGCAGGACTCCAGCGCAGGACTCCAGAGCAGGACTCCAGAGCAGGACTCCAGAGCAGGACTCCAGATCAGGACTCCAGAGCAGGACTCCAGAGCAGGACTCCAGATCAGGACTCCAGAGCAGGACTCCAGAGCAGGACTCCAGAGCAGGACTCCAGATCAGGACTCCAGAGCAGGACTCCAGCGCAGGACTCCAGCGCAGGACTCCAGAGCAGGACTCCAGAGCAGGACTCCAGAGCAGGACTCCAGAGCAGGACTCCAGAGCAGGACTCCAGAGCAGGACTCCAGCGCAGGACTCCAGAGCAGGACTCCAGAGCAGGACTCCAGAGCAGGACTCCAGAGCAGGACTCCAGAGCAGGACTCCAGATCGAGACTCCAGAGCAGGACTCCAGATCAGGACTCCAGAGCAGGACTCCAGAGCAGGACTCCAGAGCAGGACTCCAGAGCAGGACTCCAGATCAGGACTCCAGATCAGGACTCCAGAGCAGGACTCCAGAGCAGGACTCCAGCGCAGGACTCCAGAGCAGGACTCCAGAGCAGGACTCCAGAGCAGGACTCCAGCGCAGGACTCCAGAGCAGGACTCCAGAGCAGGACTCCAGAGCAGGACTCCAGCGCAGGACTCCAGAGCAGGACTCCAGAGCAGGACTCCAGATCAGGACTCCAGAGCAGGACTCCAGAGCAGGACTCCAGATCAGGACTCCAGAGCAGGACTCCAGAGCAGGACTCCAGAGCAGGACTCCAGAGCAGGACTCCAGAGCAGGACTCCAGCGCAGGACTCCAGAGCAGGACTCCAGAGCAGGACTCCAGAGCAGGACTCCAGAGCAGGACTCCAGCGCAGGACTCCAGAGCAGGACTCCAGAGCAGGACTCCAGATCAGGACTCCAGAGCAGGACTCCAGAGCAGGACTCCAGATCAGGACTCCAGAGCAGGACTCCAGAGCAGGACTCCAGAGCAGGACTCCAGAGCAGGACTCCAGAGCAGGACTCCAGCGCAGGGCTCCAGATCAGGACTCCAGATCAGGACTCCAGCGCAGGACTCCAGAGCAGGACTCCAGATCAGAACTCCAGCGCAGGACTCCAGAGCAGGACTCCAGCGCAGGACTCCAGAGCAGGACTCCAGATCAGGACTCCAGAGCAGGACTCCAGAGCAGGACTCCAGCGCAGGACTCCAGATCAGGACTCCAGATCAGGACTCCAGCGCAGGACTCCAGAGCAGGACTCCAGATCAGGACTCCAGCGCAGGACTCCAGAGCAGGACTCCAGCGCAGGACTCCAGAGCAGGACTCCAGAGCAGGACTCCAGAGCAGGACTCCAGAGCAGGACTCCAGAGCAGGACTCCAGCGCAGGACTCCAGATCAGGACTCCAGAGCAGGACTCCAGAGCAGGACTCCAGAGCAGGACTCCAGCGCAGGACTCCAGAGCAGGACTCCAGAGCAGGACTCCAGAGCAGGACTCCAGAGCAGGACTCCAGAGCAGGACTCCAGCGCAGGACTCCAGAGCAGGACTCCAGCGCAGGACTCCAGAGCAGGACTCCAGAGCAGGACAGGATGTTTCA cccaCCAGCCCAGTGCCCACAAGTGCCAACAACGGGAAACTGTGA